Proteins from a single region of Mycoplasmopsis edwardii:
- the pgsA gene encoding CDP-diacylglycerol--glycerol-3-phosphate 3-phosphatidyltransferase has protein sequence MNKIKSFFNRLSEKTSNFMTKVKVFFQSNRSNIPNWLTILRMILIAPALLLMIFYWVFRYAFNPYEFMPVSKTIISLILIIFIISMVTDFLDGYLARRWKVVSNFGKLWDPLADKVMTTSVLIFLASINVVPFWIVVIFVLRDIIIDGIRVVMYKNNVEIAANIYGKIKTLVMSIGIILSTIIYLSVPGIFANPGFNILINITMVVALGLSLYSGYLYIKKAREFIF, from the coding sequence ATGAACAAAATTAAATCTTTCTTCAATCGACTAAGTGAGAAAACTTCAAACTTTATGACTAAAGTAAAAGTTTTCTTTCAAAGTAATAGAAGCAATATTCCAAACTGATTAACAATCTTAAGAATGATTTTAATTGCTCCTGCATTATTATTAATGATTTTCTATTGAGTTTTTAGGTATGCATTTAATCCATATGAATTTATGCCAGTATCAAAAACAATTATTTCATTAATCTTAATAATCTTTATTATTTCAATGGTAACTGACTTTTTAGATGGATATTTAGCAAGGAGATGAAAAGTTGTTTCTAACTTTGGTAAGCTTTGAGATCCATTAGCTGATAAAGTTATGACTACTTCAGTATTAATTTTCTTAGCATCAATTAACGTAGTTCCATTTTGAATCGTAGTTATCTTTGTGCTAAGAGATATTATTATTGACGGAATTAGAGTTGTTATGTACAAAAACAACGTTGAAATTGCAGCTAATATTTATGGAAAAATCAAAACGCTTGTAATGAGCATCGGAATTATCTTGTCTACAATTATTTATTTATCAGTTCCAGGTATCTTTGCAAATCCAGGGTTTAATATCTTAATCAATATCACAATGGTTGTGGCTCTTGGATTAAGTTTATATTCAGGATACTTATACATTAAAAAGGCAAGAGAATTTATTTTTTAA
- a CDS encoding MHJ_0274 family protein: MNILYSESNSSTSNSSSGGIFGGDSSIIIWIILGVLIALLVAYFIYSWIKERIKKKKNKLAAIQMEKNSVIYWNEIAVKINELIKLNREKQDNFVVSIGEFKMRELNNAASETLEEMMNEYEFKNFLISSEKYTNFVGNVRVLKDLNSNLWDKKLSNTVLKFFEQEVEKSEKAAKEANSTELNELKSPETLKEEIKEKYLSKLNKQEEVINEQN, from the coding sequence ATGAATATACTATATAGTGAAAGCAATTCTTCTACATCAAATAGTTCATCAGGTGGAATTTTTGGTGGTGATTCATCAATTATTATTTGAATTATACTTGGTGTATTAATTGCATTATTAGTTGCATACTTCATTTATTCTTGAATTAAAGAGAGAATTAAGAAAAAGAAAAATAAATTAGCAGCTATTCAAATGGAGAAAAATTCAGTTATTTATTGAAATGAAATCGCAGTAAAAATCAATGAATTAATAAAATTAAATCGAGAAAAACAAGATAACTTTGTTGTAAGTATTGGTGAGTTCAAAATGAGAGAACTTAACAACGCTGCTTCTGAAACACTTGAAGAAATGATGAATGAATACGAATTTAAAAACTTCTTAATTTCATCTGAAAAATATACTAACTTTGTCGGTAATGTAAGAGTTTTAAAAGACCTCAACTCAAACTTATGAGATAAAAAACTTTCTAATACTGTATTAAAGTTCTTTGAACAAGAAGTTGAAAAATCAGAAAAAGCTGCAAAAGAAGCTAACTCAACAGAGTTAAATGAACTTAAATCACCTGAAACTTTAAAAGAAGAAATTAAAGAAAAATATTTATCAAAACTTAATAAACAAGAAGAGGTAATCAATGAACAAAATTAA
- a CDS encoding dihydrofolate reductase, with amino-acid sequence MIKAILASTKEGIIGYKNNLPWKNIPKDMKFFSEQTNNSILIFGFNTFRNLPNKIHLNKQNRAFYILSKDKIHPNKFIDNQFNSISDLKEFLATYNGKKDIYLCGGKFVYENFINYANEVYLTTVNNKLLNQTEDLVKLDLNNLLKDFKTNELIYKDKDIQIYQYKK; translated from the coding sequence ATGATAAAAGCAATTTTAGCAAGTACTAAAGAAGGAATTATTGGTTATAAAAATAATTTACCATGAAAAAATATTCCAAAAGATATGAAATTCTTTAGTGAGCAAACAAATAATTCGATATTAATTTTTGGTTTTAATACCTTTAGAAATTTACCTAATAAAATCCACCTTAATAAACAAAATAGAGCATTTTACATCTTGTCAAAAGATAAAATCCATCCCAACAAGTTTATTGATAATCAATTTAATTCAATAAGTGACCTTAAAGAGTTTTTAGCAACTTATAATGGTAAAAAAGACATTTATTTATGTGGTGGAAAATTTGTTTATGAAAACTTTATTAACTATGCAAATGAAGTTTATTTAACAACAGTAAATAACAAACTTTTAAATCAAACTGAAGATTTAGTTAAACTTGATTTAAATAATTTATTAAAAGATTTTAAAACAAACGAATTAATATATAAAGACAAAGACATACAAATTTATCAATATAAAAAGTAA
- the mgtE gene encoding magnesium transporter, whose product MENKVKEINHDLLVERIKDLIENKSVKLLRELQEDVTYTEFAEAFEDEILTDEDRLYILRILRTVEAAEVFSYLEDDTKKRLVGLFSDELGQKVLQEIETAELVDILEELPVNLMRKILSQTPKEKRDIINQILLYKDDQVGSFMQVDISILRGNWNTQKALAKIKVDYNNNMTMGHNFYVVDQDGKLLGDITLEELIFNGEDKNLSEVCSPVNFVHPTDDKESAAKVFSDNDRSSLPVVSLDNRLIGMITSDDIIDVINDEATEDIYKMAGISASASEESYLKTSIRSIVKSRVLWLIILMLSATISQYIIQKFTNISEQSIQQFGISISTAVIVSLIPIISGSAGNAGSQSTTTVTRSAALGEFESSDYKKVILKEILVATIIGFIMFVINIARLYIYYAIPVFSSDAFDDPNKKDWVSLSFIILASSLSLWFVVIFAKFLGTIIPLLAIKFKKDPAVMSAPILTTLSDALSTLIFFGLNILVLYIAWKAGIIGTFLTNNEPANAGKAFEIVNIIQNNSIPNMLLS is encoded by the coding sequence ATGGAGAACAAAGTTAAAGAAATCAATCACGATCTTCTTGTTGAAAGAATTAAAGATTTAATTGAGAACAAAAGTGTTAAATTACTTAGAGAATTACAAGAAGATGTAACTTACACTGAGTTTGCAGAAGCTTTTGAAGATGAAATTTTAACAGATGAAGATCGTTTATATATTTTAAGAATTCTTAGAACAGTTGAAGCTGCAGAAGTATTTAGTTACCTTGAAGATGATACTAAAAAAAGACTTGTTGGTTTATTTAGTGATGAATTAGGTCAAAAAGTTTTACAAGAAATTGAAACTGCAGAACTTGTAGATATCTTAGAAGAATTACCAGTTAACTTAATGAGAAAAATCCTTTCTCAAACTCCAAAAGAAAAAAGAGATATTATTAACCAAATTCTTCTTTATAAAGATGACCAGGTCGGGAGTTTCATGCAAGTGGATATTTCTATTTTAAGAGGAAATTGAAACACACAAAAAGCTTTAGCAAAAATTAAAGTCGATTATAACAACAACATGACAATGGGGCACAACTTTTATGTTGTAGACCAAGACGGAAAATTACTTGGAGACATTACTTTAGAAGAGCTTATTTTCAATGGTGAAGACAAAAACCTTTCTGAAGTATGTAGTCCAGTTAACTTTGTGCACCCAACTGATGATAAAGAATCAGCAGCCAAAGTTTTCTCGGATAACGATAGATCATCATTACCTGTAGTTTCTTTAGATAACCGTTTAATTGGTATGATTACTTCTGATGATATTATTGACGTTATTAATGATGAAGCCACAGAAGATATTTATAAAATGGCCGGGATTAGTGCTTCAGCTTCAGAAGAAAGCTACTTAAAAACTTCTATTAGAAGCATTGTTAAATCGCGTGTTTTATGATTAATTATCTTGATGCTTTCAGCAACAATTTCACAATATATCATTCAAAAATTTACTAACATAAGCGAACAAAGCATTCAACAATTTGGAATCTCAATTTCAACTGCCGTTATTGTATCTTTAATACCTATTATTAGTGGTTCAGCTGGTAATGCTGGTTCTCAGTCTACAACCACAGTAACGCGTTCAGCAGCACTTGGTGAGTTTGAAAGTTCTGATTATAAGAAAGTTATCTTAAAAGAAATTTTAGTAGCCACAATTATTGGGTTCATCATGTTTGTTATTAATATTGCAAGATTATATATTTACTATGCAATTCCTGTGTTCAGTAGTGATGCTTTTGATGATCCAAACAAAAAAGATTGAGTTTCACTTTCATTTATTATTTTAGCAAGTTCACTTTCATTATGATTTGTTGTTATCTTTGCTAAATTCTTAGGGACAATAATTCCACTTTTAGCTATTAAATTTAAAAAAGATCCAGCAGTTATGTCTGCTCCAATTCTTACAACATTAAGTGACGCTTTATCAACCTTAATCTTCTTTGGATTAAACATTTTAGTTTTATACATTGCATGAAAAGCAGGTATCATAGGTACGTTTTTAACTAATAATGAACCAGCTAATGCAGGTAAAGCATTTGAAATTGTAAATATCATTCAAAATAATAGCATTCCAAATATGCTATTAAGTTAG
- a CDS encoding diadenylate cyclase has product MSIEIIIIIVLLSILFFISVVTLVVIVKPIIFPFLSGKLRKSSYDKMGKSSQIRLINQLRESVEYLSKNKIGALITIENNDNIDNLRTDGVILDANISSGLLISIFNKYSPLHDGAVIIRNNKIYYAATFYKITRRSVSANYGSRHRAAMGISEQCDATTIVVSEETGNVRILKGSVVQSVKIEGFQEELIKYLKE; this is encoded by the coding sequence ATGTCAATCGAAATTATTATTATAATAGTACTATTATCAATTTTGTTCTTTATATCAGTTGTAACATTAGTTGTTATTGTAAAACCAATTATCTTCCCATTTTTAAGTGGAAAACTTAGAAAAAGTAGTTATGACAAAATGGGTAAAAGTAGTCAAATTAGACTTATTAACCAATTAAGAGAGTCAGTTGAATATTTATCAAAAAACAAAATTGGTGCATTAATCACAATCGAAAATAATGATAACATCGATAACTTAAGAACAGATGGTGTTATTCTTGACGCAAATATTTCAAGTGGATTATTAATCTCGATTTTCAATAAATATTCTCCTTTACATGATGGTGCAGTTATTATTAGAAATAACAAAATTTACTATGCTGCAACATTTTACAAAATTACACGTCGTTCTGTATCTGCTAACTATGGTTCAAGACACCGTGCAGCAATGGGGATTTCAGAGCAATGTGATGCAACTACAATTGTTGTTTCAGAAGAAACGGGAAACGTAAGAATTCTTAAAGGTTCAGTTGTTCAATCTGTAAAAATCGAAGGATTCCAAGAGGAATTAATTAAATACCTTAAGGAGTAA
- a CDS encoding ribonuclease J codes for MNKNKKIPTRLIALGGFEEIGKSTLLIEHNDHIFIIDSGIKFADTFNTGIKGIIPNYDYLNQPNKVIEGLFITHGHEDHIGGVVYLVKKTKLNKIYAPRIAIQYLQLKFDEHGIRKKVEFIEIKKSDIHKFANNCKVDFWTAQHSIPDAFGIRVTTPNGSIMCTGDFRFDYTPIGNFTDFARLDEMGKQGLTALLSDSTNSMRPNHSPSESDILTDIERHMMSAKKKIIVTAFASNLTRIKVIIELAEKLGKKVLTFGRSMIQGVKIGKKLGYINVADNVLIDKKAANDIKDSDLVILTTGSQGEQLAALSRMSYGKHATIKITKGDMVIFSSSPIPGNRMVIELLINRLYKLGAIIKENGTDGFLHTSGHAYKWEHDKIFQLTKPKYFLPYHGEYRMSTIHGQTAIENGVDPKNVLLVRKGVVFEMLNNEIKETKETIDFGPVYIDGNSVLSFSENILKERSQLKDSGFVSIVFLIDKKNNQIIGRPQIITRGSFFVKNSKALIDESRRVSHGAVLYQIKNVQNWTKEDLEKILIDRLSSLFYKEKRRNPVIIPTIIFTDEEPDKELAKFKIKFGNSKTNEEQQEYTKSKKELSPKMKKFLDKKIKEIEELSYIGEIDTDSDLDEEDEV; via the coding sequence ATGAATAAAAACAAAAAAATACCAACAAGATTAATTGCTCTTGGTGGTTTTGAGGAGATCGGGAAATCAACATTATTAATTGAACATAATGATCACATTTTCATTATTGACTCTGGTATTAAGTTTGCTGATACATTTAATACAGGTATCAAAGGAATTATTCCAAACTATGATTATTTAAACCAACCTAACAAAGTTATTGAAGGTTTATTTATTACTCATGGTCACGAGGATCATATCGGTGGTGTTGTATATTTAGTTAAGAAAACAAAACTTAATAAAATTTATGCGCCAAGAATTGCAATTCAATATTTACAATTAAAATTTGATGAGCATGGAATTAGAAAGAAAGTTGAATTTATTGAAATTAAGAAAAGTGATATACATAAGTTTGCTAATAACTGTAAAGTAGATTTTTGAACAGCTCAACACTCAATTCCTGATGCTTTTGGAATTAGAGTAACAACACCTAATGGAAGCATTATGTGTACAGGTGATTTCAGATTTGACTATACACCAATAGGAAATTTCACTGACTTTGCTAGACTAGATGAAATGGGAAAACAAGGTTTAACTGCTTTATTATCAGATTCAACTAACTCAATGAGACCAAACCATTCACCTTCTGAAAGCGACATCTTAACTGATATCGAAAGGCACATGATGTCAGCTAAAAAGAAAATCATTGTTACAGCCTTCGCATCAAACTTAACAAGAATTAAAGTTATTATTGAATTAGCTGAAAAACTTGGTAAGAAAGTACTTACATTCGGTCGTTCAATGATTCAAGGTGTTAAGATTGGTAAAAAATTAGGTTACATTAATGTGGCTGACAATGTGTTAATTGATAAAAAGGCAGCCAATGATATTAAAGATTCAGATTTAGTTATCTTAACAACAGGGTCACAAGGTGAACAACTCGCCGCTTTATCTCGTATGAGTTATGGGAAACATGCAACTATTAAAATTACTAAAGGCGACATGGTTATTTTTTCTTCAAGTCCAATTCCTGGAAACAGAATGGTTATTGAACTATTAATAAATAGACTTTATAAACTTGGTGCTATTATTAAAGAAAATGGTACAGATGGTTTCTTACATACATCGGGGCATGCATATAAATGAGAACATGACAAAATCTTCCAATTAACAAAGCCTAAATATTTCTTACCATACCATGGTGAATACCGTATGAGCACCATTCATGGACAAACTGCTATTGAAAACGGAGTTGATCCAAAGAATGTTTTATTAGTTCGTAAGGGTGTTGTTTTTGAAATGCTTAACAATGAAATCAAGGAAACTAAAGAAACTATTGACTTTGGTCCTGTTTATATTGATGGTAATTCAGTTTTATCATTTTCAGAAAACATTTTAAAAGAAAGATCACAATTAAAAGATTCTGGATTCGTAAGCATTGTATTCTTAATTGATAAAAAGAACAACCAAATTATTGGGCGTCCACAGATTATTACAAGAGGAAGCTTCTTTGTTAAAAACTCAAAAGCTTTAATCGATGAAAGTAGAAGAGTATCACACGGAGCAGTTTTATACCAAATCAAAAACGTTCAAAATTGAACAAAAGAAGATTTAGAAAAGATCTTAATTGATAGATTATCTTCACTATTTTATAAAGAGAAAAGACGTAACCCAGTTATTATTCCAACAATTATTTTCACAGATGAAGAACCAGATAAAGAATTAGCTAAATTTAAAATCAAATTTGGTAACTCAAAAACAAATGAAGAACAACAAGAATATACAAAATCTAAAAAAGAATTAAGTCCAAAAATGAAAAAATTCCTTGATAAGAAAATAAAAGAAATCGAAGAATTATCATATATTGGAGAAATCGATACTGATTCAGATTTAGATGAAGAAGATGAAGTTTAA
- the asnS gene encoding asparagine--tRNA ligase: MNSIKSIIMKPNFYDTWTNVEVKGWISSNRGNKKIRFIELNDGSTIDNLQLVFKGEEFDFEILDQLKPGAALVVVGTLNATPSAKQPIEMMVDKIVDYKNVDDDYPIQSQEMKLETLRDIPHVRHRTTLMRAVMLVRSTLAQEVHKYFINKDFHYLNSPIITSNDGEGAGETFNVSDNSTNDPFFGKGKKATLGVTGQLHGESYSLGMQKIYTFGPTFRAERSNTKRHLAEFWMIEPEIAFYDLKDTIELADDMLKVVIRNTMHKHKREIEFLNDYTNNGLLERLQHFIDTPLQIVEYTEAIEKLSQVKDIFENKDIKYGLDLGSEHEKYLTEQVYKAPIAVINFPKDFKAFYMKQNDDNKSVASFDLLVPGIGELIGGSQRECDYDKLVARVNELKIDQEDLQWYLDLRRFGHMMSSGFGIGFERLVMYVTGMDNIRDSIPYPRTTGNIRM; encoded by the coding sequence ATGAACTCAATTAAATCAATAATTATGAAACCAAACTTCTATGACACATGAACAAACGTAGAAGTTAAAGGGTGAATTTCATCAAATAGAGGAAACAAAAAAATTCGTTTCATTGAATTAAATGATGGTTCAACAATTGATAATTTACAACTTGTTTTTAAAGGTGAAGAATTTGATTTTGAAATATTGGATCAACTTAAACCAGGTGCTGCTTTAGTTGTTGTTGGAACTTTAAACGCTACACCAAGTGCAAAACAACCAATTGAAATGATGGTTGATAAAATTGTTGACTATAAAAATGTTGATGATGATTATCCAATTCAATCACAAGAAATGAAACTTGAAACATTAAGGGATATTCCTCATGTAAGACACAGAACTACATTAATGAGAGCAGTAATGTTAGTTAGATCTACACTTGCTCAAGAAGTTCACAAATACTTTATTAATAAAGATTTCCACTACCTTAATAGTCCAATTATTACAAGTAATGATGGTGAAGGAGCAGGTGAAACATTTAATGTTTCGGATAACTCAACTAATGATCCATTTTTTGGAAAAGGTAAAAAAGCAACTTTAGGTGTTACAGGTCAATTACATGGTGAAAGTTACTCATTAGGAATGCAAAAAATTTATACTTTTGGACCTACATTTAGGGCAGAAAGATCAAACACTAAAAGACACTTAGCTGAGTTCTGAATGATTGAACCAGAAATTGCTTTTTATGATTTAAAAGATACAATTGAGCTTGCTGATGATATGTTAAAGGTTGTTATCAGAAACACAATGCACAAGCATAAAAGAGAAATCGAATTCTTAAATGATTATACAAATAATGGACTTTTAGAAAGACTTCAACACTTTATTGATACACCATTACAAATTGTTGAATATACAGAAGCGATTGAAAAACTTTCTCAAGTTAAAGACATTTTTGAAAATAAAGATATTAAGTATGGTCTTGATTTAGGAAGTGAACATGAAAAATACTTAACAGAACAAGTTTACAAAGCTCCAATCGCTGTTATTAACTTCCCTAAAGACTTTAAAGCTTTTTACATGAAACAAAATGATGATAATAAATCAGTTGCTTCATTTGACTTATTAGTTCCTGGGATTGGTGAATTAATTGGTGGTAGTCAAAGAGAATGTGATTATGACAAATTAGTTGCTAGAGTTAATGAACTTAAAATTGATCAGGAAGACTTACAATGATATTTAGACTTACGTAGATTTGGTCACATGATGTCTTCTGGATTTGGTATAGGATTTGAAAGATTAGTTATGTATGTAACAGGTATGGATAACATTAGAGATTCTATTCCTTACCCAAGAACAACAGGAAATATCAGAATGTAA
- the prfA gene encoding peptide chain release factor 1, translating into MENTMYKSLMQIKEKHDELEGKLLNPDIISDIKMYTKINKEINSIKDIVDAFNKFLNSESNLKSAKEILTIEKNPDLIELAKMEIQENEALLEKLTEELKILILPKDENDEKDVIVEIRGAAGGDEANIFAGDLFRMYSKWAAQNAMKITLLDSTAAEAGGFTLVTFSVKGDKPYSKLKFESGVHRVQRVPVTETKGRVHTSTATVTVMPEIDEDIDIEIKSEDIRVDVFRSSGNGGQSVNTTDSAVRITHFPSGIVVSCQEGKSQIQNKEIAMRILKSKLYDIEIQKKQEEESGYRKLAGSGDRSEKIRTYNYPQDRVTDHRIGYSTSLSPVMEGKLNAIINALLVEEQNEKIKEAGI; encoded by the coding sequence ATGGAAAACACAATGTATAAATCATTAATGCAAATTAAAGAAAAGCACGATGAACTAGAAGGAAAATTATTAAATCCAGATATCATTTCTGATATTAAAATGTACACTAAAATCAATAAAGAAATTAACTCAATTAAAGATATCGTTGACGCTTTTAATAAGTTTTTAAACTCAGAAAGTAACTTAAAATCAGCTAAAGAAATTTTAACAATTGAAAAAAATCCAGATTTAATTGAACTTGCTAAAATGGAGATCCAAGAAAATGAAGCTTTACTAGAAAAATTAACTGAAGAGCTCAAAATCTTAATTCTTCCTAAAGATGAGAACGACGAAAAAGACGTTATTGTTGAAATTCGTGGTGCAGCTGGTGGAGATGAGGCGAACATTTTTGCTGGTGATCTTTTCAGGATGTATTCAAAATGAGCTGCTCAAAATGCAATGAAAATCACTTTATTAGACTCTACAGCCGCTGAAGCAGGTGGATTCACTTTAGTTACATTTTCAGTTAAAGGTGATAAGCCTTATTCAAAATTAAAATTTGAATCAGGTGTTCATAGAGTTCAAAGGGTTCCAGTCACTGAAACAAAAGGTAGAGTTCATACATCTACAGCAACAGTTACAGTTATGCCTGAAATTGATGAAGATATCGATATTGAAATTAAGTCAGAAGATATTAGAGTTGACGTTTTCCGTTCAAGTGGTAATGGTGGTCAATCAGTTAACACAACTGACTCTGCCGTTCGTATTACACACTTCCCATCAGGTATTGTAGTAAGCTGTCAAGAAGGAAAAAGCCAGATTCAAAATAAAGAAATTGCAATGCGTATTTTAAAGTCAAAACTTTATGACATTGAAATTCAAAAGAAACAAGAAGAAGAATCAGGCTATAGAAAACTTGCAGGTTCTGGTGATCGTTCAGAAAAAATCAGAACATACAACTACCCACAAGATAGAGTTACAGATCATAGAATTGGTTATTCAACATCACTTTCACCAGTAATGGAAGGTAAATTAAATGCAATTATTAATGCCTTATTAGTTGAAGAGCAAAACGAAAAAATCAAGGAAGCTGGTATTTAG
- the prmC gene encoding peptide chain release factor N(5)-glutamine methyltransferase produces MPTKEDLLLEKRRYGLPQTISFFEEKQLEKGTPVQKIIGYIEMQDVVIDVTHNVLIPRYETEELIIKVNNDNKGKTNLKVLDLCTGSGFIGLALKKANPTWDIYMSDISNEAITQANINAKKNDLDVKVIQSDLFKKINVNDFDVIVSNPPYISYDEKLSSSVLDFEPHNALFADDQGLYFYKEIIKQAKSKLKENGSLYFEINPFHIDWWILQKEKYNIEILKDINNKDRIVKLTYK; encoded by the coding sequence GTGCCAACTAAAGAAGATTTATTATTAGAAAAAAGAAGATATGGTCTACCTCAAACTATATCTTTTTTTGAAGAAAAACAACTAGAAAAAGGTACTCCTGTCCAAAAAATTATTGGCTATATTGAAATGCAAGATGTAGTTATAGATGTAACTCATAATGTTCTAATACCAAGATATGAAACAGAAGAATTAATAATAAAAGTTAATAATGACAATAAAGGTAAAACTAATCTAAAAGTACTGGATTTGTGTACTGGTTCAGGTTTTATTGGACTTGCTTTAAAAAAAGCAAATCCAACCTGAGATATTTATATGAGTGATATTTCAAATGAAGCCATTACTCAAGCAAATATTAATGCGAAGAAAAATGATTTAGATGTAAAAGTTATTCAAAGTGATTTATTCAAAAAAATTAACGTTAATGATTTTGATGTTATTGTTTCTAACCCTCCATATATTTCTTATGACGAAAAGCTTTCAAGTTCAGTACTGGATTTTGAACCTCATAATGCACTTTTTGCAGATGATCAAGGTCTTTACTTTTATAAAGAAATTATTAAGCAGGCAAAAAGCAAACTGAAAGAAAATGGTTCATTGTATTTTGAGATTAATCCATTCCATATTGATTGATGAATTTTGCAAAAAGAAAAATATAATATTGAAATTTTAAAAGATATTAATAATAAAGATAGAATTGTTAAATTAACTTATAAATAA
- a CDS encoding LLM class flavin-dependent oxidoreductase has translation MKIELGISTFGETTILEKTGKAISHQQRIKNLVEEIELADKVGLDVFAIGEHHRQDFAVSSPEMILAAGAVNTKNIKLTSAVTVLSSNDPVRVYQNFAHIDALSNGRAEIMVGRGSFTESFPLFGYDLKDYSELFTEKLDMLLHIKDNEIVTWKGKLTQSIDAKGVYPRAIDLPIWVATGGNANSTIEIAKKGLPIVYAIIGGNPIGFKRLINGYREIGLKEGHSPEQLKVGAHSWGYIAETDEKARKDFFFPTQLLVNRIAKERAHWRELDYKGYLEMIGPHGSMFVGSPESVAQKLIRIIDTLNLDRFLLHLPVGSIPHEDTLNSIKLFGEKVAPIIREYFANKN, from the coding sequence ATGAAAATCGAATTAGGAATTTCAACCTTTGGTGAAACAACTATTCTCGAAAAAACAGGTAAAGCGATTTCTCATCAACAAAGAATTAAAAACTTAGTTGAAGAAATTGAGTTAGCTGATAAAGTAGGTTTAGATGTTTTTGCGATTGGCGAACATCATAGACAAGATTTTGCAGTTTCTAGCCCTGAGATGATCCTTGCTGCTGGTGCAGTTAATACAAAGAATATTAAGTTAACTAGCGCTGTTACAGTTTTATCATCAAATGATCCTGTAAGGGTTTACCAAAATTTCGCACACATTGATGCATTATCAAACGGTAGAGCTGAAATTATGGTTGGTAGAGGTTCATTTACAGAGTCATTCCCATTATTTGGTTATGACTTAAAAGATTACAGTGAACTTTTCACAGAAAAACTTGATATGTTATTACATATAAAGGATAATGAAATTGTGACTTGAAAAGGAAAATTAACACAGTCAATTGATGCTAAGGGCGTATACCCTAGAGCTATTGATTTACCAATTTGAGTAGCTACTGGTGGAAATGCTAATTCTACAATCGAAATTGCGAAAAAAGGTCTTCCAATTGTTTATGCAATAATTGGTGGAAATCCTATCGGTTTTAAAAGATTAATTAATGGATATAGAGAAATTGGATTAAAAGAAGGTCACTCACCTGAACAATTAAAAGTTGGTGCTCACTCATGAGGTTACATCGCTGAAACTGATGAAAAAGCAAGAAAAGATTTCTTTTTTCCAACACAATTACTAGTTAATAGAATTGCGAAAGAAAGAGCTCATTGAAGAGAACTTGACTATAAAGGTTATTTAGAAATGATTGGACCACATGGTTCAATGTTTGTAGGAAGTCCTGAAAGCGTTGCGCAGAAACTTATTAGAATTATAGATACCTTAAATTTAGATAGATTTTTATTACATTTACCAGTGGGTTCTATACCACATGAAGATACACTAAATTCTATTAAGTTATTTGGAGAAAAAGTTGCTCCAATAATAAGAGAATACTTTGCAAATAAAAATTAA